In the Helianthus annuus cultivar XRQ/B chromosome 11, HanXRQr2.0-SUNRISE, whole genome shotgun sequence genome, one interval contains:
- the LOC110889995 gene encoding purine permease 3 translates to METGIISNQQELNSDKMSNSMKKALLVLNCVMLGIGNCGGPMVQRLYFVKGGSRIWISSWLLTAGWPILFIPLICSLLYKRRNGSQETKLFSLKPPVFFSCVTLGVLTGLDDYLAAYGVSRLPVSTSALIMSTQLVFTAGFAFLLVKQKFSPFTINAVFLISIGAMVLALHSSTDRPDHESSIKYYEGFFMTLGAAVLYGFILPSIELTFKRAKQPITYSLAMEMQIVISFFATAFCTIGMLINGDFEAIPQEARNFELGEVTYYVILSINSLLWQFFFLGAIGVIFCASSLLSGIIIATLLPVTESLAVLIFHDRFQVEKGISLALSLWGFISYFYGELIHVKKMKAGLEVGSTP, encoded by the exons ATGGAGACAGGGATTATAAGCAACCAACAAGAGCTAAACAGTGACAAGATGAGCAACTCCATGAAGAAGGCCCTTCTTGTTCTGAACTGCGTAATGCTAGGCATAGGCAATTGCGGTGGCCCGATGGTTCAACGTCTTTACTTTGTAAAAGGCGGGAGTCGAATTTGGATATCGAGCTGGTTGCTAACAGCGGGCTGGCCAATTTTATTCATCCCATTAATCTGTTCTCTTTTGTACAAAAGAAGAAATGGAAGCCAAGAAACCAAGTTGTTCTCATTGAAGCCACCTGTCTTCTTTTCTTGTGTTACTCTTGGAGTTTTGACTGGTTTAGACGATTATCTTGCTGCTTATGGTGTTTCTCGTTTACCCGTTTCTACATCTGCTTTGATAATGTCTACCCAGTTAGTGTTTACTGCTGGATTCGCGTTTCTGTTGGTGAAACAAAAGTTTTCTCCTTTCACAATCAATGCTGTGTTTTTGATATCTATTGGTGCTATGGTTCTCGCACTTCATTCCAGCACTGATCGGCCTGATCATGAATCGAGCATCAAGTATTACGAAGGGTTTTTCATGACATTAGGAGCAGCGGTGTTGTACGGGTTCATTCTACCATCAATAGAGTTGACTTTCAAGAGAGCTAAACAGCCCATTACTTACTCTTTGGCAATGGAGATGCAAATTGTTATATCGTTCTTTGCTACCGCCTTTTGTACTATTGGAATGCTGATCAACGGCGACTTTGAG GCAATTCCTCAAGAAGCAAGGAACTTTGAGCTCGGGGAAGTGACATATTACGTGATTCTATCGATCAATTCCCTTTTGTGGCAATTCTTCTTTCTTGGAGCAATCGGGGTCATATTTTGTGCCTCGTCTTTATTGTCTGGAATAATAATTGCTACGCTGCTTCCTGTGACTGAATCGTTAGCCGTTTTGATTTTCCATGATCGGTTTCAAGTTGAAAAAGGAATTTCGCTTGCGTTATCTCTTTGGGGATTCATCTCCTACTTCTATGGAGAGCTTATACATGTCAAAAAGATGAAGGCTGGCCTCGAAGTTGGTTCAACACCATGA